From Chryseobacterium sp. H1D6B, a single genomic window includes:
- the nuoF gene encoding NADH-quinone oxidoreductase subunit NuoF: protein MSKKLLLKDAHIEGIRYFETYRKQGGYEAAEKALKMTPDEILEEVKTSGLRGRGGAGFPTGMKWSFLAKPEGVPRHLVVNADESEPGTFKDRYLMEFLPHLLIEGMLISSFCLGSNVSYIYIRGEYSWIPDILEEAIEEAKAAGFLGKNILGTGFDCEIYVQRGGGAYICGEETALLESLEGKRGNPRLKPPFPAVKGLWERPTVVNNVESIAAVVPIINITGAEFAKIGVGRSTGTKLISACGNINKPGVYEIDMTITVEEFIYSDEYCGGIPNGKKLKACIPGGSSVPIVPANLLLRTVNGEPRYMNYESLADGGFATGTMMGSGGFIVLDEDQCVVEHTMTLARFYNHESCGQCTPCREGTGWMYKILKKIENGQGKMEDIDLLWDIQRKIEGNTICPLGDAAAWPVAAAIRHFRDEFEWHIKNPELCLTQNYGLADYANPIPAVEKNA, encoded by the coding sequence ATGAGTAAAAAACTTTTACTTAAAGACGCACATATCGAAGGTATCCGCTATTTCGAAACCTACCGTAAACAGGGAGGGTACGAAGCCGCAGAAAAAGCCTTAAAAATGACACCCGACGAAATTTTAGAAGAAGTAAAAACTTCAGGACTTCGTGGCCGTGGTGGTGCAGGATTTCCTACAGGAATGAAATGGAGCTTTCTGGCTAAGCCGGAAGGTGTTCCAAGACATTTGGTAGTGAATGCAGATGAATCTGAGCCAGGAACTTTCAAAGACAGATATTTAATGGAATTTCTTCCTCATTTATTGATCGAAGGAATGCTTATCTCCTCTTTTTGTTTAGGTTCAAATGTTTCTTATATCTATATCCGTGGAGAATATTCTTGGATTCCGGATATTTTAGAAGAAGCAATTGAAGAAGCTAAAGCAGCTGGATTTCTAGGGAAAAATATTTTAGGAACAGGTTTCGATTGTGAAATCTACGTTCAAAGAGGCGGTGGAGCATACATCTGCGGTGAAGAAACCGCATTGCTTGAATCCCTTGAAGGTAAAAGAGGAAACCCAAGATTAAAACCACCATTCCCTGCCGTAAAAGGACTTTGGGAAAGACCAACGGTTGTAAATAACGTAGAATCCATTGCTGCGGTTGTTCCGATTATTAATATTACCGGAGCCGAATTTGCAAAAATCGGAGTGGGAAGATCTACAGGTACAAAATTAATTTCTGCCTGCGGAAATATCAATAAACCTGGCGTTTACGAAATAGATATGACCATCACTGTTGAAGAATTCATCTATTCTGATGAATACTGCGGCGGTATTCCAAACGGTAAAAAGCTTAAAGCATGCATCCCGGGAGGAAGTTCTGTTCCTATCGTTCCTGCTAACTTATTGTTAAGAACTGTAAATGGAGAACCTAGATACATGAATTATGAATCTTTAGCCGATGGTGGTTTCGCTACAGGAACTATGATGGGTTCTGGAGGATTCATTGTTTTAGATGAAGATCAATGTGTGGTAGAACATACCATGACTTTAGCGAGATTTTACAACCACGAAAGCTGTGGACAATGTACTCCGTGCCGTGAAGGAACGGGATGGATGTATAAAATCTTAAAGAAAATAGAGAACGGACAAGGGAAAATGGAAGACATCGATCTTCTTTGGGATATCCAGAGAAAAATCGAAGGAAATACTATTTGTCCTTTAGGTGATGCAGCAGCTTGGCCTGTTGCAGCGGCAATTCGTCATTTTAGAGACGAATTTGAATGGCATATAAAAAATCCTGAGTTATGTTTAACTCAAAACTACGGATTAGCTGATTATGCGAATCCAATTCCTGCTGTTGAAAAAAATGCTTAG
- a CDS encoding NAD(P)H-dependent oxidoreductase subunit E, with product MSEIIAFKPESLAQVHKIIARYPEGRQKSALLPVLHLAQKEFGGWLDVPVMDYVAELLSIQPIEVYEVATFYTMFNMKPVGKYVLEVCRTGPCMVCGSEKILNHIRTKLNIKDGETTEDGMFTLKPAECLGACGYAPMLQLGKFFHENLTIEKVDEILDLCRQGQVALD from the coding sequence ATGAGCGAAATAATAGCTTTTAAACCGGAAAGTTTAGCACAAGTACATAAAATTATCGCGAGATATCCCGAAGGAAGACAAAAATCTGCTCTTCTTCCTGTTCTTCATTTAGCACAGAAAGAATTTGGCGGATGGCTGGATGTTCCTGTAATGGATTATGTTGCAGAATTATTAAGTATACAGCCAATTGAAGTATATGAAGTAGCTACTTTTTATACCATGTTCAATATGAAGCCAGTTGGAAAGTATGTTTTGGAAGTTTGCAGAACGGGGCCTTGTATGGTCTGCGGAAGCGAAAAAATCCTTAATCATATCAGAACCAAACTGAATATCAAAGACGGTGAAACTACTGAAGACGGTATGTTTACATTAAAACCGGCTGAATGTCTGGGAGCATGTGGATATGCTCCAATGTTACAGTTAGGAAAATTCTTTCACGAAAATTTAACGATAGAAAAAGTAGACGAAATCCTTGATCTTTGCAGACAGGGACAAGTTGCTTTAGATTAA
- a CDS encoding NADH-quinone oxidoreductase subunit D, whose amino-acid sequence MKDNSLSNILNQYDSKEQIDGQLYTLNLGPTHPATHGIFQNILTMDGERILHAEQTVGYIHRAFEKISERRNFAQITTLTDRMNYCSAPINNLGWHMTVEKLIGIKVPKRVDYMRVILMELARIGDHLICNGVTGMDAGAITGLTYMFIERERIYDIYEQICGARMTTNMGRIGGFERDFTPKCHELIQDFLKTFPAKFAEFGQLLERNRIFMDRTIGAGAISAERALSYGFTGPNLRAAGVDYDVRVAQPYSSYEDFDFIIPVGTSGDTYDRFMVRQQEIWESLKIIKQAYENLPEGPFHAEVPDFYLPEKADVYNKMEALIYHFKIVMGETEIPKGEVYHAVEGGNGELGFYLVSDGGRTPYRLHFRRPCFIYYQAYPEMITGSVISDAIVTMCSMNIIAGELDA is encoded by the coding sequence ATGAAAGATAACTCATTATCTAATATACTTAACCAATACGACAGCAAGGAACAAATTGACGGGCAGTTATATACCCTTAATTTAGGACCTACCCACCCTGCTACTCACGGGATTTTTCAAAATATCCTGACAATGGATGGAGAGAGGATTCTTCATGCTGAACAGACAGTAGGATATATACACAGAGCATTTGAAAAAATCTCTGAAAGAAGAAATTTCGCACAGATTACCACGCTTACAGATCGTATGAACTATTGTTCTGCTCCTATCAATAACTTAGGATGGCATATGACAGTAGAAAAACTGATCGGAATTAAAGTTCCTAAACGTGTAGACTATATGCGTGTCATTCTTATGGAATTAGCGAGAATTGGAGATCACTTGATCTGCAACGGAGTAACGGGAATGGATGCAGGAGCAATTACAGGGCTTACTTATATGTTTATCGAAAGAGAACGTATCTATGATATTTATGAGCAGATCTGTGGAGCAAGGATGACAACCAATATGGGAAGAATTGGAGGTTTTGAAAGAGATTTCACTCCAAAATGTCACGAACTGATCCAAGATTTCTTAAAAACTTTCCCGGCAAAATTTGCAGAATTTGGTCAGTTGCTAGAAAGAAACAGAATCTTTATGGACAGAACCATTGGTGCGGGAGCAATTTCTGCAGAACGTGCACTAAGCTACGGTTTTACTGGTCCAAATTTACGTGCAGCAGGTGTTGATTATGATGTAAGAGTAGCACAGCCTTATTCTTCTTATGAAGATTTCGACTTTATTATTCCTGTAGGAACTTCCGGTGACACTTATGACCGTTTCATGGTTCGTCAGCAGGAAATCTGGGAATCTCTTAAAATTATCAAGCAGGCTTACGAAAACCTTCCTGAAGGACCATTCCATGCTGAAGTTCCAGATTTTTATCTTCCAGAAAAAGCTGATGTTTACAATAAAATGGAAGCATTGATCTACCATTTTAAAATTGTAATGGGAGAAACTGAAATTCCTAAAGGTGAGGTATATCACGCTGTAGAAGGAGGTAATGGAGAATTAGGATTCTATTTGGTAAGTGACGGAGGAAGAACTCCTTACAGACTGCATTTTAGAAGACCTTGTTTTATTTACTATCAAGCCTATCCAGAAATGATTACAGGTTCTGTAATTTCAGATGCGATTGTGACCATGTGCAGCATGAACATCATTGCAGGAGAACTGGATGCTTAA
- a CDS encoding NADH-quinone oxidoreductase subunit B, translated as MSDQKPIIRTDAPAPDGFEGEGFFATKLSSVIGMARKFSLWPLPFATSCCGIEFMATLNPTYDASRFGMERNSFSPRQADMLMVCGTISKKLGPVLKEVYTQMAEPKWVVAVGACASSGGIFDTYSVLQGIDKIIPVDVYVPGCPPRPEQIIEGVMQVQALAESESIRRRDMPEYQNLLDSYNISN; from the coding sequence ATGTCAGATCAAAAACCAATAATAAGAACAGATGCACCTGCTCCCGATGGATTTGAAGGAGAAGGATTTTTCGCAACGAAACTGAGCAGTGTAATCGGGATGGCTAGAAAATTTTCTCTTTGGCCTTTGCCGTTTGCTACCTCTTGTTGTGGTATCGAATTTATGGCAACCCTTAACCCCACGTATGATGCTTCAAGGTTTGGTATGGAAAGAAACTCTTTCTCTCCAAGACAGGCAGACATGCTGATGGTATGCGGAACCATATCTAAAAAGTTAGGCCCCGTTCTAAAAGAAGTGTACACCCAGATGGCTGAGCCGAAATGGGTAGTTGCTGTAGGAGCTTGTGCTTCAAGCGGAGGTATTTTTGATACGTATTCTGTGTTACAGGGAATTGATAAAATCATTCCTGTAGACGTATATGTTCCTGGATGCCCTCCAAGACCAGAACAGATCATTGAAGGAGTAATGCAGGTTCAGGCACTTGCCGAGAGCGAAAGCATCAGAAGAAGAGATATGCCTGAATATCAAAATTTATTAGATTCTTACAACATAAGCAACTAA
- a CDS encoding NADH-quinone oxidoreductase subunit C — MTNEFVLEAITREFPETVISSSEPYGMLTIEVKKDDIKKVIHYLKDSSLEINFLTDICGIHYPEFPDKEIGVVYHLHNMVANFRIRLKVFMPRENIEVDSLTELYAGANWMERETFDFYGIKFKGHPDLRAILNMEDLGYHPMLKEYRLEDGTRTDKNDSMFGR; from the coding sequence ATGACGAACGAATTTGTATTAGAAGCAATAACAAGAGAATTTCCGGAAACTGTCATTTCAAGTTCAGAACCTTATGGGATGCTGACGATTGAAGTAAAAAAAGATGACATCAAAAAAGTGATTCACTATCTTAAAGATTCATCGTTAGAAATTAATTTCCTTACAGACATCTGCGGGATCCACTACCCAGAATTTCCGGATAAAGAAATAGGAGTTGTTTATCACCTGCATAATATGGTTGCTAACTTCAGAATTCGTTTAAAGGTTTTTATGCCTAGAGAGAACATTGAAGTAGATTCACTTACTGAATTGTACGCAGGAGCAAACTGGATGGAAAGAGAAACTTTTGATTTCTACGGAATTAAATTTAAAGGACACCCGGATTTAAGAGCAATTTTAAATATGGAAGATCTTGGCTACCATCCTATGTTGAAGGAATACCGTCTTGAAGATGGTACAAGGACTGATAAGAACGATAGTATGTTCGGAAGATAA